From Sphingobium sp. RAC03, a single genomic window includes:
- the groES gene encoding co-chaperone GroES: MAFRPLHDRVLVRRIEAEAKTAGGIIIPDTAKEKPQEGEIVSVGTGSKAEDGKVTPLDVKAGDRVLFGKWSGTEVKVDGEDLLIMKESDILGVVA; encoded by the coding sequence ATTGCACGACCGTGTTCTCGTCCGCCGCATCGAAGCGGAAGCGAAGACCGCCGGTGGGATCATCATCCCCGACACCGCCAAGGAAAAGCCGCAGGAAGGCGAGATCGTCTCCGTCGGCACCGGTTCCAAGGCTGAAGATGGCAAGGTCACCCCGCTCGACGTCAAGGCTGGCGACCGCGTGCTGTTCGGCAAATGGTCGGGCACCGAGGTCAAGGTCGACGGCGAAGACCTGCTGATCATGAAGGAATCGGACATTCTGGGCGTCGTCGCCTGA
- the groL gene encoding chaperonin GroEL (60 kDa chaperone family; promotes refolding of misfolded polypeptides especially under stressful conditions; forms two stacked rings of heptamers to form a barrel-shaped 14mer; ends can be capped by GroES; misfolded proteins enter the barrel where they are refolded when GroES binds), with product MAAKDVKFSRDARERILRGVDILADAVKVTLGPKGRNVVIDKSFGAPRITKDGVSVAKEIELKDKFENMGAQMVREVASKTNDIAGDGTTTATVLAQAIVREGMKSVAAGMNPMDLKRGIDLAVIKVVEDLKARSKPVAGTKEIAQVGIISANGDTVVGEKIAEAMERVGKEGVITVEEAKGLEFELDVVEGMQFDRGYLSPYFVTNPEKMAVELADPYILIHEKKLSNLQSILPILEAVVQSGRPLLIIAEDIEGEALATLVVNKLRGGLKVAAVKAPGFGDRRKAMLEDIAVLTKGEVISEDLGIKLENVTLAMLGTAKRVTIDKDNTVIVDGAGDHDSIKGRTEQIRQQIENTTSDYDKEKLQERLAKLAGGVAVIKVGGASEVEVKERKDRVDDALHATRAAVEEGIVPGGGTALLYATKALAGMKGANDDQTRGIDIIRKAIEAPLRQIAQNAGVDGAVVAGNLLRENDETRGFNASTDVYENLVDAGVIDPTKVVRAALQDAASVAGLLITTEAAISEMPADDKSPMGGMPGGGMGGMGGMDF from the coding sequence ATGGCAGCGAAAGACGTAAAGTTTTCCCGCGACGCTCGTGAGCGCATTCTGCGCGGTGTCGACATCCTGGCCGACGCGGTCAAGGTGACGTTGGGCCCGAAGGGCCGTAACGTCGTGATCGACAAGAGCTTTGGCGCCCCCCGTATCACCAAGGACGGCGTCAGCGTCGCCAAGGAAATCGAACTCAAGGACAAGTTCGAAAATATGGGCGCGCAGATGGTGCGCGAAGTCGCATCGAAGACCAACGACATTGCCGGTGACGGCACGACCACTGCGACCGTCCTGGCGCAGGCGATCGTCCGTGAAGGCATGAAGTCGGTTGCCGCCGGCATGAACCCGATGGACCTCAAGCGCGGCATCGACCTCGCTGTGATCAAGGTTGTCGAAGACCTCAAGGCCCGTTCCAAGCCCGTCGCCGGGACCAAGGAAATTGCCCAGGTCGGCATCATCTCGGCCAATGGCGACACCGTGGTTGGCGAAAAGATCGCCGAAGCCATGGAGCGCGTCGGCAAGGAAGGCGTGATCACGGTTGAAGAAGCCAAGGGTCTCGAATTCGAGCTGGACGTCGTCGAAGGCATGCAGTTCGACCGTGGCTATCTGTCGCCCTATTTCGTGACGAACCCGGAAAAGATGGCTGTAGAGCTGGCTGATCCCTACATTCTGATCCACGAAAAGAAGCTCAGCAACCTTCAGTCGATCCTGCCGATCCTCGAAGCGGTCGTTCAGTCGGGTCGTCCCCTGCTGATCATCGCCGAAGACATCGAAGGCGAAGCGCTGGCGACCTTGGTCGTCAACAAGCTGCGTGGCGGCCTCAAGGTTGCTGCCGTCAAGGCACCCGGCTTTGGCGATCGTCGCAAGGCGATGTTGGAAGATATCGCGGTCCTGACCAAGGGCGAAGTGATCTCGGAAGATCTGGGCATCAAGCTTGAGAACGTCACGCTGGCGATGCTGGGCACCGCCAAGCGCGTCACCATCGACAAGGACAACACCGTCATCGTCGATGGCGCTGGTGATCATGACTCGATCAAGGGCCGTACCGAGCAGATCCGTCAGCAGATCGAGAACACCACCTCGGACTATGACAAGGAAAAGCTCCAGGAACGCCTGGCCAAGCTGGCTGGCGGCGTAGCCGTCATCAAGGTTGGCGGCGCTTCGGAAGTCGAAGTTAAGGAACGCAAGGACCGCGTCGACGACGCGCTGCACGCCACCCGTGCGGCCGTTGAAGAAGGCATCGTTCCTGGCGGCGGCACCGCTCTCCTCTATGCCACCAAGGCTTTGGCCGGCATGAAGGGCGCGAACGACGACCAGACCCGTGGTATCGACATCATCCGCAAGGCGATCGAAGCGCCGCTGCGCCAGATCGCCCAGAATGCGGGCGTTGATGGTGCCGTGGTTGCCGGCAACCTGCTGCGCGAAAATGACGAAACCCGCGGCTTCAACGCCTCGACCGACGTCTACGAAAACCTCGTCGACGCTGGCGTCATCGATCCGACCAAGGTCGTTCGTGCGGCTCTGCAGGACGCGGCTTCGGTCGCTGGCCTGCTGATCACCACCGAAGCGGCGATCTCGGAAATGCCTGCTGACGACAAGTCGCCCATGGGCGGCATGCCCGGCGGCGGCATGGGCGGCATGGGTGGCATGGACTTCTAA
- a CDS encoding SLC13 family permease: MEGGTLFARWPEAGPVAGLVMVLLLFVAFAMERFPPVVIAVIGAILMLVTGMLSPTDLLTVFANPAPITIAAFFILSGALIRTGAIEALASLMVSRAKERPRRTVAELLGTAMLAPAFVNNTPVVMVLIPLVKRLARTVGIAATRLLIPLSYLAILSGTLTLVGTSTNLLVDGVAQENGQAAFGIFEITTVGLVALVTGGITLLILGPMLLPNRPDNELDIDSDRLYITELCPKLKDDGTRLGDIKALRRGSVRVLGIARGSQILRNIDNDAIILPSDRVIVATSAHELDALARSHEFVVGLQNIGRPIRLAADERDSMVGLIGITLAPTHPAIGRKLREIPFLSNLSVRILGLSRPRHVAGPDLVNVRLRAGDSLLVAADDQAAAALRDNMNFIAEDTSGVRRYRRRRAPIAALTLAMVIVGAAFNIMPVFALALIGVAIVLATRCLDAEEAWSAIDGNVIVLIFAMLAIGLALEKSGSVALIVSTLSPWMAALPPLALIIAIYAATSVLTETVTNNAVAVIMTPIAIGIAGQNGVDPRPLIIAVMFAASASFATPIGYQTNTMVYAAADYRFSDFVKIGVPMNVIVGLATCFAIYWLV, encoded by the coding sequence ATGGAAGGGGGAACGCTCTTTGCCCGCTGGCCGGAAGCGGGGCCGGTAGCGGGCCTCGTCATGGTGCTGCTGCTGTTCGTGGCCTTTGCGATGGAGCGGTTTCCGCCCGTCGTCATCGCCGTGATCGGGGCCATCCTGATGCTGGTGACGGGCATGCTAAGCCCGACCGACCTGCTGACGGTCTTCGCCAATCCCGCCCCCATCACGATCGCGGCCTTCTTCATCCTCTCCGGCGCTCTCATCCGCACTGGCGCGATCGAGGCTCTGGCCAGCCTGATGGTCTCCCGCGCCAAGGAACGACCCCGGCGCACAGTGGCGGAATTGCTGGGCACGGCCATGCTGGCCCCGGCCTTCGTCAATAATACGCCGGTGGTGATGGTGCTGATCCCGCTGGTCAAGCGGCTGGCCCGAACGGTCGGCATCGCAGCGACGCGCCTGCTCATCCCGCTCTCCTATCTCGCCATCCTCAGCGGCACTTTGACCCTGGTCGGCACCTCCACCAACCTGCTGGTCGATGGCGTCGCGCAGGAAAATGGACAGGCGGCTTTCGGCATATTCGAAATCACCACGGTTGGCCTGGTCGCACTGGTGACCGGTGGCATCACCTTGCTGATCCTGGGGCCGATGCTGCTGCCCAACCGCCCCGACAATGAACTCGATATCGACAGCGACCGCCTCTACATCACTGAACTTTGCCCCAAATTGAAGGATGACGGGACGCGACTGGGCGATATCAAGGCGCTGCGTCGTGGCTCCGTGCGGGTGCTGGGGATCGCGCGCGGATCGCAGATCCTGCGCAACATCGACAATGATGCTATCATCCTGCCCTCCGACCGGGTCATCGTCGCGACGAGCGCGCATGAATTGGATGCTCTGGCTCGATCGCATGAATTTGTTGTTGGGCTTCAGAATATCGGACGACCGATCCGGCTGGCGGCGGACGAACGGGACAGCATGGTAGGGCTGATCGGTATCACCCTTGCCCCGACTCATCCCGCCATCGGGCGGAAGCTGCGGGAAATTCCTTTTCTCTCCAATCTCAGCGTCCGCATATTGGGGCTCAGCCGCCCGCGTCATGTCGCCGGACCGGACCTGGTGAATGTGCGCCTGCGCGCCGGCGACAGTTTGCTGGTGGCTGCCGATGACCAGGCGGCGGCCGCACTGCGCGACAATATGAATTTCATCGCGGAGGATACCAGCGGCGTCAGGCGCTATCGCCGTCGGCGCGCGCCGATCGCGGCGCTCACGCTGGCCATGGTGATCGTGGGGGCTGCCTTCAACATCATGCCCGTTTTTGCCCTGGCGCTGATCGGCGTCGCGATCGTGCTGGCAACCCGCTGCCTCGATGCGGAGGAGGCCTGGTCGGCGATCGACGGCAATGTCATCGTATTGATCTTCGCCATGCTCGCCATCGGCCTGGCGCTGGAAAAGTCCGGTAGTGTGGCGTTGATCGTGTCCACCCTGTCGCCCTGGATGGCGGCGTTGCCACCGTTGGCGCTCATCATCGCCATCTATGCCGCGACATCGGTGCTGACCGAAACCGTCACCAACAATGCCGTCGCCGTCATCATGACGCCGATCGCCATCGGCATAGCCGGGCAGAATGGCGTCGATCCGCGACCGCTGATCATCGCCGTGATGTTCGCAGCCTCCGCCAGCTTCGCAACGCCTATAGGCTATCAGACCAACACGATGGTCTATGCGGCGGCCGATTATCGGTTCAGCGATTTCGTCAAGATCGGCGTGCCGATGAACGTCATCGTCGGCCTGGCGACCTGCTTTGCCATCTACTGGCTGGTGTAG
- a CDS encoding DUF389 domain-containing protein, whose product MTSPAPDHPYPARWDHIPFYRWWRKSVVGSVDQEKVVARIVEESGCTPRYLFMTMMSAGIAVLGLLLSSPAVVIGAMLISPLMNPILGLGFSLALFDFAELRRSLSALAIGATAALLFTAFIVLVSPLKAPTAEILARTRPNLFDLLVALFAALAGTFAIIRGRGETIVGVAIATALMPPLAVVGFGLATWNMPILGGALALFVTNFVTIALSAMVMARYYGFGHYLSSQQSWTQTVLLMLVFVVMAVPLAISLSRIAGEAVAVNQIRAFLSDRYGAESRITQLDVNFDRTPLTVRSVVIAPRSRAESNALLQTDLSDRLGRPVALRVDQVLLDPGAGSVEAQRAELQQANDVLANDRSRANRVAGLIALAAGVAPDAVTIDRDHQRATATAALLPGADLATYGALEQRAIQSVEGWEVAIIPPLTPLPVIAFADNVDALDPKARQAVLLSAWAAKRWNSPQLSVPGLPTDVPERPSLPQRRALAIAALLKEQGIAAIAAPASGQTFRLQIAATSGR is encoded by the coding sequence ATGACTTCGCCTGCGCCAGACCATCCCTATCCCGCACGTTGGGATCATATCCCCTTCTACCGCTGGTGGCGGAAATCCGTGGTCGGATCGGTCGATCAGGAAAAGGTCGTCGCCCGCATCGTGGAGGAAAGCGGCTGTACGCCGCGCTATCTCTTCATGACCATGATGTCGGCAGGCATTGCGGTGCTGGGTCTGCTCCTGTCGTCGCCTGCCGTCGTCATCGGTGCCATGCTCATATCGCCGCTGATGAACCCGATTCTTGGCCTGGGGTTCAGCCTCGCCCTGTTCGACTTTGCCGAACTGCGCCGATCGCTTTCCGCTCTGGCGATAGGCGCGACCGCAGCGCTGCTGTTCACGGCCTTCATCGTTCTCGTCTCGCCGCTAAAGGCACCCACGGCCGAGATATTGGCTCGCACCCGCCCCAATCTGTTCGATCTGCTGGTCGCCCTCTTCGCCGCTCTGGCGGGCACCTTCGCGATCATCCGCGGGCGCGGCGAAACCATCGTCGGCGTCGCCATCGCCACGGCCTTGATGCCACCGCTGGCGGTTGTGGGCTTCGGCCTTGCGACCTGGAATATGCCGATCCTTGGCGGCGCATTGGCCCTGTTCGTCACCAACTTCGTGACCATCGCCTTGTCGGCGATGGTGATGGCCCGCTATTATGGGTTCGGCCATTATCTATCGAGCCAGCAAAGCTGGACTCAGACCGTGCTGCTCATGCTGGTCTTCGTGGTGATGGCGGTGCCGCTGGCCATATCCCTCAGCCGCATCGCGGGCGAAGCGGTTGCCGTCAATCAAATCCGCGCCTTCCTCTCCGATCGTTATGGTGCAGAGTCGCGGATCACCCAACTCGACGTCAATTTCGACCGCACGCCCCTTACCGTGCGCAGCGTGGTCATCGCCCCTCGATCCCGCGCCGAAAGCAACGCCTTGCTGCAGACCGATCTTAGCGACCGGCTGGGCCGCCCTGTGGCGCTGCGCGTGGACCAAGTCCTGCTCGATCCGGGCGCAGGATCGGTCGAAGCGCAACGGGCCGAATTGCAGCAGGCCAATGATGTGCTGGCCAATGACCGCAGCCGCGCCAACAGAGTGGCCGGACTGATAGCGCTGGCCGCTGGCGTGGCGCCCGACGCCGTGACGATCGACCGCGATCATCAACGCGCGACAGCGACGGCAGCCCTGCTGCCGGGCGCGGACCTCGCCACCTATGGCGCGCTCGAACAGCGCGCGATCCAGTCCGTGGAGGGATGGGAGGTCGCCATCATTCCACCGCTCACGCCGCTGCCGGTCATCGCCTTTGCCGACAATGTGGACGCGCTCGACCCGAAGGCGCGGCAAGCCGTGCTGCTTTCGGCCTGGGCGGCAAAGCGTTGGAACAGTCCGCAACTGTCCGTGCCCGGCTTGCCGACCGATGTCCCAGAACGACCCTCCCTGCCGCAACGCCGCGCACTGGCAATCGCCGCCCTGCTCAAGGAACAGGGCATCGCCGCCATCGCCGCACCGGCATCGGGCCAGACTTTCCGGTTGCAGATTGCCGCGACCTCTGGCCGCTGA
- a CDS encoding tetratricopeptide repeat-containing sulfotransferase family protein — protein MGNGSAAAATGTIESTLSQIAGLVETRPDLALTQAQALLARTGGLPQAELLACQALRRLDRPKDALPRLAALGRLYPRIPAIGWELAQAAEAAGDTAQAIAALEALTRQQPSVAGGWFMLARLLRTVGRETDAWRADLSGIHASSRDRDLLDAAIAMNEARLDDAEATLVARLDRLPDDAAACRLLGEVNWRRGDMSQALALVERAVTLAPGFDLARDFLIRLLLQNNRLPEALAHAEILERSPLKNPGYALIKASVLVRLGDQDGARAIYERLLADQPDQPQVWQNLGHALKTLGKQADAVHAYRQAVRYRPTMGEAWWSLANLKTVRLDAQDIAAMEQALASLEPETADGQEDIFHLHFSLGKAFEDAGDYAAAFRHYDAGNRLRRTMVRHDADEFSAEVRAIATTFTAPFIAARGAGGCPAPDPIFIVGLPRSGSTLIEQILSCHSQVEGTMELPDMMVIASRLQSRVDDGEFPDFASMVASLTPADRLRLGEEYIDGTRVHRHTAKPHFIDKMPNNWQHVGLIQLILPNAKIIDARRHPMGCCLSGWKQHFARGQAFTYDLTDIGRYYRDYVALMTAYDAAAPGRVHRLIYEQMVADMPGEVDRLLAYLCLPFEAQCLDFWRSDRAVRTASSEQVRLPIYADGVDHWRRFEPWLGPLADALGPLVTTYRDPPPI, from the coding sequence ATGGGAAACGGGTCTGCCGCTGCCGCAACGGGCACTATTGAATCTACGCTCTCGCAGATTGCCGGTCTGGTCGAGACGCGCCCCGATCTGGCGCTGACGCAGGCGCAAGCCCTCCTCGCCCGGACCGGCGGCTTGCCGCAGGCGGAACTGCTCGCTTGCCAGGCGTTGCGGCGGCTGGACCGCCCCAAAGACGCTCTGCCTCGCCTTGCCGCTCTTGGCCGCCTGTATCCGCGCATCCCGGCCATCGGGTGGGAGTTGGCCCAGGCCGCCGAAGCAGCAGGCGATACCGCCCAGGCCATCGCCGCGCTGGAAGCGCTGACCAGGCAACAGCCGTCGGTGGCGGGCGGCTGGTTCATGCTGGCCCGGCTGTTGCGCACGGTGGGCCGCGAGACCGATGCCTGGCGTGCCGACCTGTCGGGCATCCACGCCTCCTCGCGCGACCGCGACCTGCTGGACGCCGCGATCGCGATGAACGAGGCCCGTTTGGACGATGCCGAAGCGACCCTGGTGGCGCGGCTCGACCGCCTGCCCGATGACGCCGCCGCCTGCCGCCTGCTGGGCGAAGTCAACTGGCGGCGCGGTGATATGAGCCAAGCGCTGGCGCTGGTCGAGCGCGCGGTCACGCTGGCCCCCGGCTTCGATCTGGCGCGCGATTTCCTGATCCGGCTATTGCTCCAGAACAACCGTTTGCCCGAAGCGCTGGCCCATGCCGAGATATTGGAGAGGTCGCCGCTCAAAAATCCCGGCTACGCGCTGATCAAGGCATCGGTGCTGGTGCGGCTGGGCGATCAGGATGGCGCGCGGGCCATTTACGAACGCCTACTCGCGGATCAGCCCGACCAGCCACAGGTCTGGCAGAATCTCGGCCACGCCTTGAAGACGCTCGGCAAACAGGCCGATGCCGTCCACGCCTATCGCCAGGCGGTTCGCTATCGCCCGACCATGGGCGAAGCCTGGTGGAGCCTCGCCAACCTCAAGACCGTCAGGTTGGATGCGCAGGACATTGCGGCGATGGAACAGGCGCTTGCGTCGCTGGAGCCGGAGACAGCGGACGGACAGGAGGATATTTTCCACCTCCATTTCTCGCTCGGCAAGGCGTTCGAGGATGCGGGCGATTATGCCGCCGCCTTCCGCCATTATGATGCGGGCAATCGCCTGCGCCGGACGATGGTGCGCCATGATGCCGACGAATTTTCCGCCGAAGTGCGCGCCATCGCCACCACCTTCACCGCGCCTTTCATCGCCGCGCGGGGTGCTGGCGGTTGCCCCGCACCCGACCCGATCTTCATCGTCGGTCTGCCCCGCTCCGGCTCCACCCTGATCGAGCAGATCCTCTCCTGCCACAGCCAGGTCGAAGGGACGATGGAACTGCCCGACATGATGGTCATCGCCAGCCGCCTGCAATCGCGCGTGGATGACGGCGAATTTCCCGACTTCGCCTCTATGGTCGCTTCGCTCACCCCCGCCGACCGACTGCGGCTGGGCGAGGAATATATCGACGGCACGCGCGTCCATCGCCACACCGCCAAGCCGCATTTCATCGACAAGATGCCCAATAATTGGCAGCATGTCGGCCTGATCCAATTGATCCTGCCCAACGCCAAGATTATTGACGCCCGCCGCCATCCGATGGGCTGTTGCCTGTCTGGCTGGAAGCAGCATTTCGCGCGCGGCCAGGCCTTCACTTATGATCTGACCGACATCGGCCGCTATTATCGCGACTATGTGGCGCTGATGACTGCCTATGACGCGGCCGCGCCGGGGCGCGTGCATCGCCTGATCTACGAGCAGATGGTTGCCGATATGCCGGGCGAAGTCGACCGGCTGCTGGCCTATCTGTGCCTGCCGTTCGAAGCGCAATGCCTGGACTTCTGGCGCAGCGACCGCGCGGTGCGCACCGCCAGTTCCGAACAGGTGCGCCTGCCCATCTATGCCGATGGCGTCGACCATTGGCGGCGGTTCGAACCCTGGCTTGGCCCCTTGGCCGATGCGCTGGGGCCGCTGGTCACGACCTATCGCGATCCACCTCCCATCTGA